Proteins encoded by one window of Paenibacillus urinalis:
- a CDS encoding chloramphenicol phosphotransferase CPT family protein, with product MKRGLIVYLNGTSSSGKTSLSTELINQKEIPFYHLSIDEFFSNYNDFVNNKFPDEPPRGIDHQVVSQIVDHSIFSVYLSTIKLLSELGFNVIVDTVIPNDKSFNDFYDVLIDHPILFVGVRCSKEELTRREQGRGDRAIGLAHSQFDYTYSYDEYDLEVNTEELSPVECTDKILSFIKSDQDYSVFKNLSKREIIVS from the coding sequence GTGAAGCGAGGACTCATTGTGTATTTGAACGGAACGTCAAGTTCTGGAAAGACCTCCTTATCAACTGAACTGATAAATCAAAAAGAGATTCCTTTTTACCATTTATCAATTGATGAGTTTTTTAGTAATTACAATGATTTTGTTAATAACAAATTTCCAGATGAACCTCCAAGAGGAATAGATCATCAAGTTGTCTCGCAAATAGTTGATCATTCCATATTCTCAGTGTACCTTTCTACAATTAAATTGTTATCCGAATTAGGTTTTAATGTAATCGTAGATACCGTAATCCCAAATGACAAGTCGTTTAATGATTTTTATGATGTACTTATTGATCATCCTATATTGTTTGTAGGGGTACGATGCTCGAAAGAAGAACTTACTAGAAGAGAGCAGGGCAGGGGAGATCGCGCGATTGGACTTGCCCACTCCCAGTTCGACTACACATATTCATATGATGAATATGATCTTGAAGTGAACACGGAAGAGCTCAGCCCAGTTGAATGTACCGATAAAATATTAAGTTTTATCAAGTCCGATCAGGATTACTCTGTGTTTAAGAATTTAAGTAAAAGAGAGATTATTGTTTCATAG
- a CDS encoding IS3 family transposase, with translation MIIRNMLEAQRRIEKYIRFYNKRRPQRKLKKLTPIEFRRQFG, from the coding sequence ATGATTATACGAAATATGCTAGAGGCACAAAGGAGAATTGAAAAATATATCCGATTTTACAACAAAAGACGGCCACAGCGTAAATTAAAAAAACTGACGCCGATAGAATTTCGACGTCAGTTTGGATAG
- a CDS encoding DDE-type integrase/transposase/recombinase yields MLQTFAKAFSKQKDVTELIVHSDQGFQYTSHAYHDMLPKVGAQISMSRRGNCLDNASMESFFSHLKTEGLYPYDYTKYARGTKEN; encoded by the coding sequence GTGCTTCAAACCTTTGCCAAAGCGTTCTCTAAGCAAAAAGACGTGACTGAATTGATCGTTCACAGCGACCAAGGATTTCAGTACACGTCTCATGCCTACCACGACATGCTGCCAAAGGTTGGCGCCCAAATCAGCATGTCTCGCAGGGGCAATTGTCTAGACAACGCCTCTATGGAGAGTTTCTTCTCGCATCTCAAAACGGAAGGACTCTACCCTTATGATTATACGAAATATGCTAGAGGCACAAAGGAGAATTGA
- a CDS encoding PhzF family phenazine biosynthesis protein, giving the protein MNVEVYTLNAFAKGDRGGNPAGVVLENGLSLDDTEKQLIAKDLGFSETAFMEKSLLADYKIRFFTPTSEVDLCGHATIAAFGLMRSLGLAEEGAFYRIETKAGILDVDISSEGLVYLSQALPQFLERISCEEIAPSLGMDAEDLETGLPIQIVSTGLRDILIPIRSRKLLNEVQPNFDAITAISKKYDVVGYHLFTLDTPDDAAAECRNFAPLHDIPEESATGTSNGALLCYLYQHGQRSLREVEHVIFRQGYSMDCPSEIKAGLRLSESGEINQVRVGGAVAGIERRQIMI; this is encoded by the coding sequence ATGAATGTGGAAGTGTATACGTTAAATGCGTTTGCGAAAGGGGACCGTGGCGGTAATCCAGCTGGCGTTGTCTTGGAGAATGGCCTTTCGCTGGATGATACCGAGAAGCAGCTCATAGCGAAGGATTTGGGCTTTTCGGAAACGGCCTTTATGGAAAAATCCTTGCTTGCGGATTACAAAATCCGCTTTTTCACCCCCACCAGCGAAGTTGATCTGTGCGGACACGCCACGATTGCTGCATTTGGACTAATGCGTTCGCTGGGTTTGGCAGAGGAAGGGGCCTTCTATAGGATAGAAACCAAGGCAGGGATATTGGATGTCGATATTAGCTCGGAGGGTCTTGTTTATTTGTCACAGGCTTTACCACAATTTCTTGAAAGGATATCCTGTGAGGAAATCGCCCCATCTTTGGGGATGGATGCCGAGGATCTTGAAACCGGGTTGCCCATCCAGATTGTTTCGACGGGGCTTCGGGACATTTTGATCCCGATTCGCAGTAGGAAGCTTTTGAATGAGGTTCAGCCCAATTTTGACGCTATAACCGCCATAAGCAAAAAATATGATGTGGTTGGATATCATCTGTTCACACTGGATACTCCAGACGATGCTGCTGCGGAATGCCGAAATTTTGCGCCGCTGCACGATATTCCCGAGGAGAGTGCGACAGGAACATCCAACGGTGCCCTGCTCTGCTATTTGTACCAACATGGCCAACGATCTTTGCGGGAAGTAGAGCACGTTATTTTCAGGCAAGGGTATTCGATGGATTGTCCTTCTGAAATTAAGGCTGGATTGCGCCTGAGCGAGAGCGGTGAAATCAACCAGGTTCGGGTTGGTGGTGCGGTCGCTGGCATTGAACGAAGACAAATTATGATATAA
- a CDS encoding YczE/YyaS/YitT family protein, which translates to MKKVIPSILLYIVSAIGISLTLKADVGVSSFNAMNLSISEWTSIKVGTITFIANLIFLIGYIFLCEEKDYKKFTLMFISILFFGMIINFFLYTIFGTIHVENYLVRIGLLIFGLILAGGSTGIILSLDIIPFPIESLCLRIAELTKRSFSQYRYCVDLFSIVISITISLLYSLPINIREGTIISFFLLSGIISYTRLKFANYQQKPKKGEYSAN; encoded by the coding sequence ATGAAAAAAGTAATTCCATCAATCCTACTCTATATAGTAAGTGCTATTGGCATTAGTCTTACATTAAAAGCCGATGTTGGAGTAAGCAGTTTTAATGCGATGAATTTATCTATATCTGAGTGGACTTCCATCAAAGTTGGTACAATTACATTCATTGCAAATCTCATTTTTCTAATCGGATATATCTTCCTTTGCGAAGAAAAGGATTATAAAAAATTCACTTTGATGTTCATTTCCATCTTGTTCTTTGGAATGATTATTAATTTCTTCCTCTATACTATTTTCGGTACGATTCACGTAGAAAATTATTTAGTAAGAATCGGACTTCTTATTTTCGGTTTGATACTAGCCGGTGGATCAACAGGTATTATTCTATCATTAGATATTATTCCTTTTCCTATTGAAAGTTTATGTTTACGAATAGCTGAATTAACAAAACGCTCTTTCTCTCAGTATAGATATTGTGTCGATCTATTCTCTATTGTTATATCAATAACAATATCACTACTATACAGTTTACCAATCAATATCCGTGAAGGAACGATTATCAGCTTCTTCTTATTGTCCGGCATTATTTCTTATACACGATTGAAATTTGCCAACTATCAGCAGAAACCAAAAAAAGGGGAATATAGCGCTAATTAG